One segment of Scleropages formosus chromosome 23, fSclFor1.1, whole genome shotgun sequence DNA contains the following:
- the LOC108931836 gene encoding protein 4.1-like isoform X6: MTTDEAERQQGARVQLGPETDRDPEPSGPQDVSPEEPALRPRTRSSASRGLSRLLSSFLNRRSQCSSEEEGGLQPAEETRDDGPKAPIADPEPELRIEGDPTLDLHSLSSAEIQSVHEDQKDDPETEKDSLEQEEEEEDELEEEGETENQKEDKAERGSKTPRVARRTRTMHCKVTLLDNAQYECDLEKHARGQELFSKVCDHLNLLERDYYGLAIWETPTCKTWLDLTKEIRRQTQGTFDFTFNVKFYPPDPAQLTEDITRYYLCLQLRKDILSGRLPCSFVTLALLGSYVVQSELGEYDPELHGAEYVRDVWPVLQQSRELQEKVMELHRTYRAMTPAQADMMFLENAKKLSMYGVDFHQAKDLDGVDIMLGVCSSGLMVYKDKLRINRFPWPKVLKISYKRSSFFIKIRPSEQEHYESAIGFKLPNCKSSKKLWKVCVEHHTFFRLTSTEVATTPRRFLALGSKFRYSGRTQAQTRQASSMIDRPAPLFQRSASKRASRSLDEAVAVTPDRTGRPVSAPIMSPASPVSPGDKALSPSVPRSERWDGATPIRRPTRADDRRSELKKESVVSQTPKADTALEAKVRVPSRRERREATKAASLPEEQKTQLPKPETEPVRMRKKRAKKIEGETIYIRHSNLMLEDVEKTQGELLRHHASISELKRSFMEAVPEPRASEWDKRLSTHSPFRSITINGQLQPGGDGSPLVKKTQTVTISDITNSLRSDTTAKEVPVVHTETRTITYESPQAANSALEQDGSMLLSAQTISSDTVCTTTTTQITKTVKGGISETRIEKRIVITGDMEIDHDKALAQAIKEAKEQHPDMFVTRVVVHQETEITPE; this comes from the exons ATGACAACAGACGAGGCCGAAAGACAGCAGGGTGCGCGCGTGCAGCTGGGCCCGGAGACAGATCGAGACCCCGAACCCTCGGGCCCCCAGGACGTGTCTCCAGAGGAGCCGGCGCTGCGACCGCGCACTCGCTCGTCTGCGAGCCGAGGTCTCTCCCGCCTCCTGTCGTCCTTTCTGAATCGCCGCTCGCAGTGCTCGTCTGAGGAAGAGGGGGGGTTACAGCCAGCCGAGGAGACGAGGGACGACGGGCCCAAGGCCCCTATCGCTGACCCCGAACCTGAGCTCAGGATCGAGGGGGACCCAACCCTGGACCTGCACTCGCTCAGTAGCGCGGAGATACAG TCAGTCCACGAGGACCAGAAGGACGATCCAGAGACGGAGAAGGATTCcctagagcaggaggaggaggaagaggacgagTTGGAGGAAGAGGGCGAGACAGAGAATCAGAAGGAGGACAAGGCGGAGAGGGGCTCTAAGACCCCGCGAGTGGCCCGTCGGACTCGCACCATGCACTGCAAGGTCACCCTACTAGACAACGCTCAATACGAGTGTGACCTGGAG AAACATGCCCGCGGTCAAGAGCTCTTCTCCAAGGTGTGTGACCACCTGAACTTGCTGGAGAGGGACTACTATGGCCTGGCCATCTGGGAGACGCCCACTTGTAAG ACATGGCTGGACCTCACAAAGGAGATACGCCGGCAGACGCAAG GCACCTTTGACTTCACCTTCAACGTGAAGTTTTACCCTCCGGACCCTGCCCAGCTCACAGAAGACATCACCAG GTACTACCTGTGTCTGCAGCTGCGCAAAGACATCCTGAGTGGCCGGTTGCCGTGCTCCTTCGTCACGCTGGCGCTACTGGGCTCCTATGTGGTGCAGTCAGAGCTGGGGGAGTACGACCCGGAGCTCCATGGCGCCGAGTATGTGCGTGACGTGTGGCCCGTGCTGCAGCAGAGCAGGGAGCTGCAGGAGAAGGTGATGGAACTACATCGCACCTACAG GGCTATGACTCCGGCTCAGGCCGACATGATGTTTTTGGAAAATGCCAAGAAGCTTTCCATGTACGGGGTGGACTTCCACCAGGCTAAG GACCTCGATGGTGTAGACATCATGTTGGGCGTCTGCTCCAGTGGTCTGATGGTCTACAAGGATAAGCTGCGCATTAACCGCTTCCCCTGGCCCAAAGTCCTCAAGATCTCCTACAAAAGGAGCAGCTTCTTCATCAAGATCCGTCCCTCTGAG caaGAGCACTACGAGAGCGCCATCGGTTTTAAGCTGCCCAACTGCAAATCCTCCAAGAAGCTGtggaaggtgtgtgtggagCATCACACCTTCTTTAG GCTTACCTCTACGGAAGTGGCCACGACCCCCCGCCGCTTCCTGGCCCTGGGCTCCAAGTTCCGCTACAGTGGGCGGACTCAGGCCCAGACGCGCCAGGCCAGCTCCATGATCGACCGGCCCGCGCCCTTATTCCAGCGTTCGGCAAGCAAGAGGGCCTCGCGAAGTCTTGACGAAG CAGTGGCAGTGACCCCAGATAGGACTGGCCGTCCTGTCAGCGCTCCCATTATGTCCCCTGCCTCCCCGGTGTCCCCAGGGGACAAGGCTCTGTCGCCGTCGGTTCCTCGCTCCGAACGCTGGGACGGTGCCACACCTATCCGACGCCCCACACGTGCCGATGACAGGAGGTCAGAGCTCAAAAAGGAGAGTGTGGTGTCTCAGACCCCCAAAGCAGATACTGCACTGGAGGCTAAG gtCCGGGTACCATCGAGGAGGGAAAGGAGAGAGGCCACCAAGGCAGCATCCCTTCCTGAAGAACAGAAAACCCAG CTGCCAAAACCGGAGACGGAGCCGGTGAGGATGAGGAAG aaaagagcaaagaaaattgAGGGTGAAACTATATATATCCGCCATAGCAATTTAATGTTGGAG GATGTGGAAAAGACTCAGGGTGAACTCTTGCGGCATCACGCAAGCATCAGTGAGCTCAAGCGCAGCTTCATGGAAGCGGTGCCTGAACCACGGGCCAGCGAGTGGGACAAGCGTCTGTCCACACACTCGCCCTTCCGTTCCATCACCATCAATGGGCAGCTACAGCCCGGCGGCGATGGG TCACCCCttgtgaagaaaacacagacGGTCACCATCTCAGACATCACCAACTCCCTCCGTAGCGACACCACCGCCAAGGAGGTGCCCGTTGTACACACAGAGACGAGGACCATCACCTACGAGTCGCCACAG GCTGCCAACAGTGCTCTAGAGCAAGATGGCAGCATGCTGCTGAGTGCCCAGACCATCAGCTCTGACACCGTGTGCACGACCACGACCACGCAGATCACCAAG ACAGTGAAAGGAGGGATTTCAGAGACGCGTATCGAGAAGAGGATTGTCATCACAGGTGACATGGAAATCGACCATGATAAG GCTCTGGCCCAAGCCATAAAGGAAGCAAAGGAGCAACACCCTGATATGTTCGTCACCAGGGTGGTCGTGCACCAGGAGACGGAGATCACTCCAGAGTGA
- the LOC108931836 gene encoding protein 4.1-like isoform X2 — protein sequence MTTDEAERQQGARVQLGPETDRDPEPSGPQDVSPEEPALRPRTRSSASRGLSRLLSSFLNRRSQCSSEEEGGLQPAEETRDDGPKAPIADPEPELRIEGDPTLDLHSLSSAEIQSVHEDQKDDPETEKDSLEQEEEEEDELEEEGETENQKEDKAERGSKTPRVARRTRTMHCKVTLLDNAQYECDLEKHARGQELFSKVCDHLNLLERDYYGLAIWETPTCKTWLDLTKEIRRQTQGTFDFTFNVKFYPPDPAQLTEDITRYYLCLQLRKDILSGRLPCSFVTLALLGSYVVQSELGEYDPELHGAEYVRDVWPVLQQSRELQEKVMELHRTYRAMTPAQADMMFLENAKKLSMYGVDFHQAKDLDGVDIMLGVCSSGLMVYKDKLRINRFPWPKVLKISYKRSSFFIKIRPSEQEHYESAIGFKLPNCKSSKKLWKVCVEHHTFFRLTSTEVATTPRRFLALGSKFRYSGRTQAQTRQASSMIDRPAPLFQRSASKRASRSLDEASPVAVEGPPQEDGGEQKWTEASWSPARKTALCLAPVSQDWSTPVLPCANMRRGRVVRERTQLRSGGRQQVQKKGGDDCYRLLDQAAAKTAMLPPAQSVQVQLAADPLPQVVLRKVERRPARRLGWVLEDVAPLPLVAGLEDALCLANGELELARRSLLELGQQWRALCQPDGVVAHRGNAALRHQQLAMVKQEALQLLQEMRADVRRARGCATSLLERVQTLHGKAEGDDWFLLLDRKPLQRPLPAPAVAVTPDRTGRPVSAPIMSPASPVSPGDKALSPSVPRSERWDGATPIRRPTRADDRRSELKKESVVSQTPKADTALEAKVRVPSRRERREATKAASLPEEQKTQLPKPETEPVRMRKKRAKKIEGETIYIRHSNLMLEDVEKTQGELLRHHASISELKRSFMEAVPEPRASEWDKRLSTHSPFRSITINGQLQPGGDGSPLVKKTQTVTISDITNSLRSDTTAKEVPVVHTETRTITYESPQAANSALEQDGSMLLSAQTISSDTVCTTTTTQITKTVKGGISETRIEKRIVITGDMEIDHDKALAQAIKEAKEQHPDMFVTRVVVHQETEITPE from the exons ATGACAACAGACGAGGCCGAAAGACAGCAGGGTGCGCGCGTGCAGCTGGGCCCGGAGACAGATCGAGACCCCGAACCCTCGGGCCCCCAGGACGTGTCTCCAGAGGAGCCGGCGCTGCGACCGCGCACTCGCTCGTCTGCGAGCCGAGGTCTCTCCCGCCTCCTGTCGTCCTTTCTGAATCGCCGCTCGCAGTGCTCGTCTGAGGAAGAGGGGGGGTTACAGCCAGCCGAGGAGACGAGGGACGACGGGCCCAAGGCCCCTATCGCTGACCCCGAACCTGAGCTCAGGATCGAGGGGGACCCAACCCTGGACCTGCACTCGCTCAGTAGCGCGGAGATACAG TCAGTCCACGAGGACCAGAAGGACGATCCAGAGACGGAGAAGGATTCcctagagcaggaggaggaggaagaggacgagTTGGAGGAAGAGGGCGAGACAGAGAATCAGAAGGAGGACAAGGCGGAGAGGGGCTCTAAGACCCCGCGAGTGGCCCGTCGGACTCGCACCATGCACTGCAAGGTCACCCTACTAGACAACGCTCAATACGAGTGTGACCTGGAG AAACATGCCCGCGGTCAAGAGCTCTTCTCCAAGGTGTGTGACCACCTGAACTTGCTGGAGAGGGACTACTATGGCCTGGCCATCTGGGAGACGCCCACTTGTAAG ACATGGCTGGACCTCACAAAGGAGATACGCCGGCAGACGCAAG GCACCTTTGACTTCACCTTCAACGTGAAGTTTTACCCTCCGGACCCTGCCCAGCTCACAGAAGACATCACCAG GTACTACCTGTGTCTGCAGCTGCGCAAAGACATCCTGAGTGGCCGGTTGCCGTGCTCCTTCGTCACGCTGGCGCTACTGGGCTCCTATGTGGTGCAGTCAGAGCTGGGGGAGTACGACCCGGAGCTCCATGGCGCCGAGTATGTGCGTGACGTGTGGCCCGTGCTGCAGCAGAGCAGGGAGCTGCAGGAGAAGGTGATGGAACTACATCGCACCTACAG GGCTATGACTCCGGCTCAGGCCGACATGATGTTTTTGGAAAATGCCAAGAAGCTTTCCATGTACGGGGTGGACTTCCACCAGGCTAAG GACCTCGATGGTGTAGACATCATGTTGGGCGTCTGCTCCAGTGGTCTGATGGTCTACAAGGATAAGCTGCGCATTAACCGCTTCCCCTGGCCCAAAGTCCTCAAGATCTCCTACAAAAGGAGCAGCTTCTTCATCAAGATCCGTCCCTCTGAG caaGAGCACTACGAGAGCGCCATCGGTTTTAAGCTGCCCAACTGCAAATCCTCCAAGAAGCTGtggaaggtgtgtgtggagCATCACACCTTCTTTAG GCTTACCTCTACGGAAGTGGCCACGACCCCCCGCCGCTTCCTGGCCCTGGGCTCCAAGTTCCGCTACAGTGGGCGGACTCAGGCCCAGACGCGCCAGGCCAGCTCCATGATCGACCGGCCCGCGCCCTTATTCCAGCGTTCGGCAAGCAAGAGGGCCTCGCGAAGTCTTGACGAAG CTTCACCTGTGGCTGTAGAAGGCCCCCCCCAGGAGGACGGAGGAGAGCAGAAGTGGACTGAGGCCAGCTGGAGCCCCGCGCGTAAGACGGCGCTCTGTTTAGCCCCAG TTTCGCAGGACTGGAGCACCCCAGTGCTCCCCTGTGCCAACATGAGGAGAGGTCGTGTTGTCAGGGAGAGGACGCAGCTGCGATCAGGGGGAAGGCAGCAAGTCCAGAAAAAGGGGGGCGATGATTGTTACAGGTTACTGGACCAAGCTGCTGCAAAGACCGCCATGCTTCCTCCAG CCCAGTCTGTCCAAGTACAGCTGGCCGCTGACCCTCTACCCCAGGTCGTACTGAGGAAGGTGGAGCGCCGACCTGCCCGCCGGCTGGGCTGGGTGCTGGAAGACGTGGCACCGCTCCCCCTGGTGGCTGGACTGGAGGACGCACTTTGCCTCGCTAACGGGGAGCTGGAACTGGCCCGCAGGAGCTTGCTGGAGCTGGGGCAACAGTGGAGAGCCCTGTGTCAGCCGGATGGAGTTGTAGCCCACAGGGGCAACGCGGCATTGCGCCACCAGCAGCTGGCCATGGTAAAGCAGGAggcgctgcagctgctgcaggagatgCGGGCGGATGTGCGGCGGGCACGGGGCTGCGCTACCTCTTTGCTGGAGCGCGTACAGACGCTGCACGGGAAGGCAGAGGGGGACGACTGGTTTCTGCTACTTGACCGCAAGCCTCTTCAGAGGCCCCTCCCAGCCCCAG CAGTGGCAGTGACCCCAGATAGGACTGGCCGTCCTGTCAGCGCTCCCATTATGTCCCCTGCCTCCCCGGTGTCCCCAGGGGACAAGGCTCTGTCGCCGTCGGTTCCTCGCTCCGAACGCTGGGACGGTGCCACACCTATCCGACGCCCCACACGTGCCGATGACAGGAGGTCAGAGCTCAAAAAGGAGAGTGTGGTGTCTCAGACCCCCAAAGCAGATACTGCACTGGAGGCTAAG gtCCGGGTACCATCGAGGAGGGAAAGGAGAGAGGCCACCAAGGCAGCATCCCTTCCTGAAGAACAGAAAACCCAG CTGCCAAAACCGGAGACGGAGCCGGTGAGGATGAGGAAG aaaagagcaaagaaaattgAGGGTGAAACTATATATATCCGCCATAGCAATTTAATGTTGGAG GATGTGGAAAAGACTCAGGGTGAACTCTTGCGGCATCACGCAAGCATCAGTGAGCTCAAGCGCAGCTTCATGGAAGCGGTGCCTGAACCACGGGCCAGCGAGTGGGACAAGCGTCTGTCCACACACTCGCCCTTCCGTTCCATCACCATCAATGGGCAGCTACAGCCCGGCGGCGATGGG TCACCCCttgtgaagaaaacacagacGGTCACCATCTCAGACATCACCAACTCCCTCCGTAGCGACACCACCGCCAAGGAGGTGCCCGTTGTACACACAGAGACGAGGACCATCACCTACGAGTCGCCACAG GCTGCCAACAGTGCTCTAGAGCAAGATGGCAGCATGCTGCTGAGTGCCCAGACCATCAGCTCTGACACCGTGTGCACGACCACGACCACGCAGATCACCAAG ACAGTGAAAGGAGGGATTTCAGAGACGCGTATCGAGAAGAGGATTGTCATCACAGGTGACATGGAAATCGACCATGATAAG GCTCTGGCCCAAGCCATAAAGGAAGCAAAGGAGCAACACCCTGATATGTTCGTCACCAGGGTGGTCGTGCACCAGGAGACGGAGATCACTCCAGAGTGA
- the LOC108931836 gene encoding protein 4.1-like isoform X4, translating to MTTDEAERQQGARVQLGPETDRDPEPSGPQDVSPEEPALRPRTRSSASRGLSRLLSSFLNRRSQCSSEEEGGLQPAEETRDDGPKAPIADPEPELRIEGDPTLDLHSLSSAEIQSVHEDQKDDPETEKDSLEQEEEEEDELEEEGETENQKEDKAERGSKTPRVARRTRTMHCKVTLLDNAQYECDLEKHARGQELFSKVCDHLNLLERDYYGLAIWETPTCKTWLDLTKEIRRQTQGTFDFTFNVKFYPPDPAQLTEDITRYYLCLQLRKDILSGRLPCSFVTLALLGSYVVQSELGEYDPELHGAEYVRDVWPVLQQSRELQEKVMELHRTYRAMTPAQADMMFLENAKKLSMYGVDFHQAKDLDGVDIMLGVCSSGLMVYKDKLRINRFPWPKVLKISYKRSSFFIKIRPSEQEHYESAIGFKLPNCKSSKKLWKVCVEHHTFFRLTSTEVATTPRRFLALGSKFRYSGRTQAQTRQASSMIDRPAPLFQRSASKRASRSLDEASPVAVEGPPQEDGGEQKWTEASWSPARKTALCLAPVSQDWSTPVLPCANMRRGRVVRERTQLRSGGRQQVQKKGGDDCYRLLDQAAAKTAMLPPAQSVQVQLAADPLPQVVLRKVERRPARRLGWVLEDVAPLPLVAGLEDALCLANGELELARRSLLELGQQWRALCQPDGVVAHRGNAALRHQQLAMVKQEALQLLQEMRADVRRARGCATSLLERVQTLHGKAEGDDWFLLLDRKPLQRPLPAPAVAVTPDRTGRPVSAPIMSPASPVSPGDKALSPSVPRSERWDGATPIRRPTRADDRRSELKKESVVSQTPKADTALEAKVRVPSRRERREATKAASLPEEQKTQLPKPETEPVRMRKKRAKKIEGETIYIRHSNLMLEDVEKTQGELLRHHASISELKRSFMEAVPEPRASEWDKRLSTHSPFRSITINGQLQPGGDGSPLVKKTQTVTISDITNSLRSDTTAKEVPVVHTETRTITYESPQAANSALEQDGSMLLSAQTISSDTVCTTTTTQITKTVKGGISETRIEKRIVITGDMEIDHDKGSGAGFPKS from the exons ATGACAACAGACGAGGCCGAAAGACAGCAGGGTGCGCGCGTGCAGCTGGGCCCGGAGACAGATCGAGACCCCGAACCCTCGGGCCCCCAGGACGTGTCTCCAGAGGAGCCGGCGCTGCGACCGCGCACTCGCTCGTCTGCGAGCCGAGGTCTCTCCCGCCTCCTGTCGTCCTTTCTGAATCGCCGCTCGCAGTGCTCGTCTGAGGAAGAGGGGGGGTTACAGCCAGCCGAGGAGACGAGGGACGACGGGCCCAAGGCCCCTATCGCTGACCCCGAACCTGAGCTCAGGATCGAGGGGGACCCAACCCTGGACCTGCACTCGCTCAGTAGCGCGGAGATACAG TCAGTCCACGAGGACCAGAAGGACGATCCAGAGACGGAGAAGGATTCcctagagcaggaggaggaggaagaggacgagTTGGAGGAAGAGGGCGAGACAGAGAATCAGAAGGAGGACAAGGCGGAGAGGGGCTCTAAGACCCCGCGAGTGGCCCGTCGGACTCGCACCATGCACTGCAAGGTCACCCTACTAGACAACGCTCAATACGAGTGTGACCTGGAG AAACATGCCCGCGGTCAAGAGCTCTTCTCCAAGGTGTGTGACCACCTGAACTTGCTGGAGAGGGACTACTATGGCCTGGCCATCTGGGAGACGCCCACTTGTAAG ACATGGCTGGACCTCACAAAGGAGATACGCCGGCAGACGCAAG GCACCTTTGACTTCACCTTCAACGTGAAGTTTTACCCTCCGGACCCTGCCCAGCTCACAGAAGACATCACCAG GTACTACCTGTGTCTGCAGCTGCGCAAAGACATCCTGAGTGGCCGGTTGCCGTGCTCCTTCGTCACGCTGGCGCTACTGGGCTCCTATGTGGTGCAGTCAGAGCTGGGGGAGTACGACCCGGAGCTCCATGGCGCCGAGTATGTGCGTGACGTGTGGCCCGTGCTGCAGCAGAGCAGGGAGCTGCAGGAGAAGGTGATGGAACTACATCGCACCTACAG GGCTATGACTCCGGCTCAGGCCGACATGATGTTTTTGGAAAATGCCAAGAAGCTTTCCATGTACGGGGTGGACTTCCACCAGGCTAAG GACCTCGATGGTGTAGACATCATGTTGGGCGTCTGCTCCAGTGGTCTGATGGTCTACAAGGATAAGCTGCGCATTAACCGCTTCCCCTGGCCCAAAGTCCTCAAGATCTCCTACAAAAGGAGCAGCTTCTTCATCAAGATCCGTCCCTCTGAG caaGAGCACTACGAGAGCGCCATCGGTTTTAAGCTGCCCAACTGCAAATCCTCCAAGAAGCTGtggaaggtgtgtgtggagCATCACACCTTCTTTAG GCTTACCTCTACGGAAGTGGCCACGACCCCCCGCCGCTTCCTGGCCCTGGGCTCCAAGTTCCGCTACAGTGGGCGGACTCAGGCCCAGACGCGCCAGGCCAGCTCCATGATCGACCGGCCCGCGCCCTTATTCCAGCGTTCGGCAAGCAAGAGGGCCTCGCGAAGTCTTGACGAAG CTTCACCTGTGGCTGTAGAAGGCCCCCCCCAGGAGGACGGAGGAGAGCAGAAGTGGACTGAGGCCAGCTGGAGCCCCGCGCGTAAGACGGCGCTCTGTTTAGCCCCAG TTTCGCAGGACTGGAGCACCCCAGTGCTCCCCTGTGCCAACATGAGGAGAGGTCGTGTTGTCAGGGAGAGGACGCAGCTGCGATCAGGGGGAAGGCAGCAAGTCCAGAAAAAGGGGGGCGATGATTGTTACAGGTTACTGGACCAAGCTGCTGCAAAGACCGCCATGCTTCCTCCAG CCCAGTCTGTCCAAGTACAGCTGGCCGCTGACCCTCTACCCCAGGTCGTACTGAGGAAGGTGGAGCGCCGACCTGCCCGCCGGCTGGGCTGGGTGCTGGAAGACGTGGCACCGCTCCCCCTGGTGGCTGGACTGGAGGACGCACTTTGCCTCGCTAACGGGGAGCTGGAACTGGCCCGCAGGAGCTTGCTGGAGCTGGGGCAACAGTGGAGAGCCCTGTGTCAGCCGGATGGAGTTGTAGCCCACAGGGGCAACGCGGCATTGCGCCACCAGCAGCTGGCCATGGTAAAGCAGGAggcgctgcagctgctgcaggagatgCGGGCGGATGTGCGGCGGGCACGGGGCTGCGCTACCTCTTTGCTGGAGCGCGTACAGACGCTGCACGGGAAGGCAGAGGGGGACGACTGGTTTCTGCTACTTGACCGCAAGCCTCTTCAGAGGCCCCTCCCAGCCCCAG CAGTGGCAGTGACCCCAGATAGGACTGGCCGTCCTGTCAGCGCTCCCATTATGTCCCCTGCCTCCCCGGTGTCCCCAGGGGACAAGGCTCTGTCGCCGTCGGTTCCTCGCTCCGAACGCTGGGACGGTGCCACACCTATCCGACGCCCCACACGTGCCGATGACAGGAGGTCAGAGCTCAAAAAGGAGAGTGTGGTGTCTCAGACCCCCAAAGCAGATACTGCACTGGAGGCTAAG gtCCGGGTACCATCGAGGAGGGAAAGGAGAGAGGCCACCAAGGCAGCATCCCTTCCTGAAGAACAGAAAACCCAG CTGCCAAAACCGGAGACGGAGCCGGTGAGGATGAGGAAG aaaagagcaaagaaaattgAGGGTGAAACTATATATATCCGCCATAGCAATTTAATGTTGGAG GATGTGGAAAAGACTCAGGGTGAACTCTTGCGGCATCACGCAAGCATCAGTGAGCTCAAGCGCAGCTTCATGGAAGCGGTGCCTGAACCACGGGCCAGCGAGTGGGACAAGCGTCTGTCCACACACTCGCCCTTCCGTTCCATCACCATCAATGGGCAGCTACAGCCCGGCGGCGATGGG TCACCCCttgtgaagaaaacacagacGGTCACCATCTCAGACATCACCAACTCCCTCCGTAGCGACACCACCGCCAAGGAGGTGCCCGTTGTACACACAGAGACGAGGACCATCACCTACGAGTCGCCACAG GCTGCCAACAGTGCTCTAGAGCAAGATGGCAGCATGCTGCTGAGTGCCCAGACCATCAGCTCTGACACCGTGTGCACGACCACGACCACGCAGATCACCAAG ACAGTGAAAGGAGGGATTTCAGAGACGCGTATCGAGAAGAGGATTGTCATCACAGGTGACATGGAAATCGACCATGATAAG GGGAGCGGTGCGGGATTTCCGAAGTCTTAA